From one Rosa rugosa chromosome 4, drRosRugo1.1, whole genome shotgun sequence genomic stretch:
- the LOC133743705 gene encoding protein MICRORCHIDIA 7-like yields MEAVVKQELLNDVPHSSPRRKGAISAVPPDSVIALDTSSSDSDSDSDSDSEEENGKDDAVLGRVLKKRRLNEMGVIMPVLDPLPSREEEEEELPRMLPAPAVSGAGRGMLSVNYCKQFWKAGEFEVVPCGDADSSAGGMDHVRIHPKFLHSNATSHKWALGAFAELLDNAIDEVCTGATYVKVDMLENQKDGSRILLIEDNGGGMNPDKIRDCMSLGFSTKSKIANTIGQYGNGFKTSTMRLGADVIVFSRCCGKDGKSATQSIGLLSYTFLRSTGKEDTVVPMLDYERQGADWYRMRRSSPSDWNKNLETILEWSPFSREEDLDHQFYQMKNQGTRVIIYNLWEDDEGQLELDFDADPHDIQIRGVNRDEKNIQMAKQFPNSRHFLTYRHSLRSYAAILYLRLPIDFRIILRGKDVEHHNIVNDMMMSQKVTYKPQPSTADGIPKDANMAATVTIGFVKDAKHHIDVQGFNVYHKNRLIKPFWRLWNAAGSDGRGVIGLLEANFVEPAHDKQGFERTTILSRLEAKLVQMQKTYWSTNCHKIGYAARRNKKVNNAEDKETSPDFLSERDGTTSGVKRPRSLSDTFRSKTADNGHGNIHVSGKGKSTVQIQTKLTPTRSGEESSSSEASLPLPANVRGGNVHKQVNGGRESLPSPANVRGGNVHKQVNGGRESLPSPANVRGGNVHKQVNGGRESRDKDIHVAVCDKQVNGSFHKSFTAMHYSGKDGPAVTELSSDMDDTESQQECTPCRGTSLSATKSKSKGNDFNLEDLSIVQRLRKENHELKEKLKKQDEQAPAELLKDLMLEREKNITLETKLKEAEKQIEFLNKEQDSLIDIFTDERQRRDDEENKLRKKLQDASNTIQELVEKVRELERRKPPKMER; encoded by the exons ATGGAGGCGGTGGTGAAGCAGGAGCTTCTGAACGACGTGCCGCACTCTTCGCCGAGGCGGAAGGGCGCCATTTCGGCGGTGCCGCCGGACTCGGTAATCGCGCTTGATACGAGCAGTAGTGACTCGGACTCCGACTCGGACTCGGACTCGGAGGAGGAGAACGGGAAGGACGACGCCGTTTTGGGACGCGTGCTGAAGAAGAGGAGGCTGAACGAGATGGGAGTGATTATGCCGGTCTTGGATCCTCTGCCTTcgcgggaggaggaggaggaggagttgcCGCGGATGTTGCCGGCGCCGGCGGTGTCCGGAGCCGGGAGGGGGATGTTGAGTGTTAATTACTGCAAGCAGTTTTGGAAGGCTGGGGAGTTTGAGGTAGTGCCTTGTGGCGATGCGGATTCTTCTGCTG GCGGGATGGACCATGTGAGGATTCATCCCAAGTTTCTGCATTCCAATGCAACCAGTCATAAGTGGGCTCTTGGAG CTTTTGCGGAGCTATTAGACAATGCAATAGATGAG GTTTGCACTGGTGCTACTTATGTTAAGGTAGATATGCTTGAAAATCAGAAAGACGGAAGCAGAATTTTGCTGATTGAAG ATAATGGTGGTGGGATGAATCCAGATAAGATACGAGACTGCATGTCATTGGGGTTTTCTACAAAGAGCAAAATCGCAAACACAATTGGACAAT ATGGAAATGGTTTTAAAACAAGTACCATGAGGCTTGGGGCAGACGTGATTGTGTTCTCTCGTTGTTGTGGAAAAGATGGAAAAag TGCTACGCAGAGCATTGGATTGCTGTCTTACACATTTTTGAGGAGCACAGGAAAGGAAGATACTGTTGTTCCCATG CTTGATTATGAAAGACAAGGAGCAGATTGGTACAGGATGAGACGATCCTCTCCCAGCGATTGGAACAAAAATTTGGAAACGATACTTGAGTGGTCACCATTTTCTAGAGAAGAAGACTTGGATCACCAG TTCTATCAGATGAAAAACCAAGGCACTCGAGTAATTATTTACAATCTTTGGGAGGATGATGAAGGACAGTTGGAGCTTGATTTTGATGCTGATCCACAT GATATTCAAATCAGAGGTGTCAATCGCGATGAAAAGAATATACAAATGGCTAAACAGTTTCCTAATTCTCGTCATTTTTTGACCTACCGGCACTCATTGAGG AGTTATGCAGCAATTCTATATTTGCGGCTACCCATCGACTTCCGAATTATTCTGCGTGGGAAGGATGTTGAGCACCACAACATAGTGAATGATATGATGATGTCCCAAAAAGTCACATATAAGCCACAGCCTAGTACTGCTGATGGGATACCCAAGGATGCAAAT ATGGCTGCTACTGTCACCATTGGGTTTGTGAAGGATGCAAAACATCATATTGATGTTCAGGGGTTCAATGTCTATCACAAGAATCGACTGATTAAg ccATTTTGGCGGCTTTGGAACGCTGCAGGAAGTGATGGCCGCGGTGTAATAG GTCTGTTAGAAGCCAATTTTGTTGAACCAGCTCATGACAAGCAAGGGTTTGAGCGTACAACAATTCTTTCAAGACTCGAGGCAAAATTAGTGCAAATGCAAAAGACATACTG GTCTACTAATTGTCATAAAATTGGATATGCTGCACGACGTAATAAGAAGGTCAACAATGCTGAAGATAAAG AGACTTCCCCTGATTTTCTTTCTGAAAGGGACGGTACCACATCAGGTGTCAAGAGACCACGTTCACTTTCAGATACATTCCGTTCAAAAACGGCTGACAATGGACATGGGAATATACATGTGTCCGGTAAAGGCAAAAGTACAGTGCAAATCCAAACAAAGTTGACCCCAACAAGATCCGGGGAAGAATCAAGCTCTTCTGAAGCATCACTACCTTTGCCAGCCAATGTTAGGGGTGGAAATGTGCATAAACAAGTGAATGGCGGTAGGGAATCACTACCTTCCCCAGCCAATGTTAGGGGTGGAAACGTGCATAAACAAGTGAATGGCGGTAGGGAATCACTACCTTCGCCAGCCAATGTTAGGGGTGGAAACGTGCATAAACAAGTGAATGGCGGTAGGGAATCTAGGGACAAGGACATACATGTTGCTGTATGTGATAAGCAAGTGAATGGCAGTTTTCATAAGTCATTTACTGCTATGCATTATTCTGGAAAAGATGGTCCAGCTGTGACTGAATTATCTTCAGATATGGACGATACTGAATCCCAACAAGAGTGTACACCATGCAGAGGAACCAGTTTATCTGCCACAAAATCCAAGTCAAAG GGAAATGATTTTAATTTGGAGGATTTGAGCATTGTGCAGCGATTGAGAAAGGAGAATCATGAACTGAAAGAAAA ATTGAAAAAACAGGACGAACAGGCTCCAGCTGAATTGCTTAAGGACTTGATGCTGGAAAGGGAGAAGAACATAACACTTGAAACCAAG CTGAAAGAAGCGGAAAAACAGATTGAGTTCTTGAACAAGGAACAAGACAGTCTAATTGATATATTCACGGATGAGAGGCAGCGACGAGATGATGAAGAGAACAAGTTGAGAAAGAAGCTGCAG GATGCATCTAATACTATTCAAGAGTTGGTTGAGAAGGTAAGGGAGCTGGAAAGGAGGAAGCCTCCTAAGATGGAAAGGTAG
- the LOC133742098 gene encoding TPD1 protein homolog 1-like: MRAAAVIGTATLLFVGVVAAAVVLLCSPGFLNGGHGFMESRLLRSGEGNSTLAAAHRKLLVRGQENVEEPNRIWGEKCSRSDIVIEQGPTAPLPSGIPTYTVEIMNVCVTGCNISHIHLTCGWFSSATLVNPKVFRRLRHNDCLVNDGKPLVNGGTISFEYANTFLYPLKVSSVACY; encoded by the exons ATGCGAGCCGCGGCGGTTATCGGAACGGCGACGTTGCTCTTCGTCGGAGTAGTGGCTGCGGCGGTGGTGTTGTTGTGCTCGCCTGGGTTTCTGAACG GTGGCCATGGTTTTATGGAATCAAGGTTGTTGAGGTCTGGGGAAGGAAACAGCACGCTCGCCGCTGCTCACCGCAAGCTTCTTGTTCggg GGCAAGAAAATGTGGAGGAACCAAATCGAATTTGGGGGGAGAAGTGTAGCCGGTCCGACATAGTGATTGAACAGGGTCCCACGGCACCGCTGCCGAGCGGCATTCCCACTTACACGGTGGAGATCATGAACGTGTGCGTCACCGGCTGTAACATTAGCCACATCCACCTCACCTGCGGTTGGTTCAGCTCCGCCACGCTGGTTAACCCGAAAGTCTTCAGGCGGCTTCGCCATAATGACTGCCTTGTGAACGACGGCAAGCCTCTGGTCAATGGTGGTACAATCTCTTTTGAGTATGCCAACACCTTCCTCTACCCACTCAAGGTTTCCTCTGTAGCTTGCTACTGA
- the LOC133742097 gene encoding glutamate-1-semialdehyde 2,1-aminomutase, chloroplastic-like, translating into MANTIAGVAVGISSATPRLSQRPISRSSRRFSTVKMAVSLDEKKKNFTLQKSEEAFNAAKELMPGGVNSPVRAFKSVGGQPVVIDSVKGSHMWDIDGNEYIDYVGSWGPAIIGHADDKVLAALAETMKKGTSFGAPCLLENVLAKMVIEAVPSIEMVRFVNSGTEACMGVLRLARAYTGRGKIIKFEGCYHGHADPFLVKAGSGVATLGLPDSPGVPKAATIDTLTAPYNDLSAVEALLQSNKGEVAAIILEPVVGNSGFITPTPDFLNGIRKLTKEHGALLIFDEVMTGFRLSYGGAQEYFGITPDLTTLGKIIGGGLPVGAYGGRREIMEMVAPAGPMYQAGTLSGNPLAMTAGIHTLERLKEPGSYEHLNKITGDLIQGIIDAGKKAGHAICGGYISGMFGFFFTEGPVYNFDDAKKSDAARFGRFYRGMLEEGVYFAPSQFEAGFTSLAHTSEDIQNTIAAAEKVLRQI; encoded by the exons ATGGCCAACACGATCGCCGGCGTCGCCGTCGGGATTTCATCCGCAACTCCCAGGCTTTCTCAGAGACCCATTTCACGGTCGTCTCGGCGTTTTTCCACGGTCAAAATGGCCGTCTCGCTCgacgagaagaagaagaatttcaCTCTTCAGAAATCCGAGGAGGCCTTCAATGCCGCCAAG GAGTTGATGCCTGGAGGTGTGAATTCCCCTGTACGTGCTTTTAAATCTGTTGGCGGACAACCTGTTGTGATTGATTCTGTCAAGGGCTCTCACATGTGGGACATTGATGGCAATGAGTACATTGACTACGTAGGTTCTTGGGGACCTGCAATAATCGGGCACGCAGATGATAAG GTACTTGCAGCTCTGGCTGAAACAATGAAGAAAGGAACAAGCTTTGGTGCACCTTGTCTTCTAGAAAATGTTCTGGCAAAAATGGTGATTGAAGCTGTTCCAAGCATTGAAATGGTTCGGTTTGTTAACTCAGGCACAGAAGCATGTATGGGTGTGCTTCGTCTGGCCCGTGCATATACTGGCCGAGGGAAGATAATTAAGTTTGAAGGCTGTTACCATGGCCATGCTGATCCATTCCTTGTCAAGGCTGGTAGTGGGGTTGCCACATTAGGACTTCCAGACTCACCAGGTGTTCCTAAAGCAGCGACTATTGATACGCTAACAGCCCCTTACAATGACTTGTCAGCCGTGGAAGCTCTTTTACAAAGTAACAAAGGAGAAGTTGCAGCAATCATCCTTGAACCAGTTGTTGGGAACTCTGGTTTTATCACTCCTACCCCAGATTTCCTTAACGGAATACGCAAACTCACCAAAGAACATGGTGCTCTCCTCATTTTTGATGAAGTGATGACTGGGTTCCGTTTGTCTTATGGTGGAGCTCAGGAGTATTTTGGTATTACTCCTGATTTAACAACACTTGGGAAGATCATTGGTGGCGGTCTACCAGTTGGTGCATATGGTGGAAGGAGGGAGATTATGGAAATGGTGGCACCAGCAGGGCCAATGTATCAGGCTGGGACCTTGAGTGGTAACCCGCTAGCAATGACTGCTGGGATTCACACCCTTGAGAGGTTGAAGGAGCCAGGCAGCTATGAACACCTGAACAAGATTACAGGTGACCTTATTCAAGGTATCATAGATGCTGGGAAGAAGGCTGGACATGCAATTTGTGGTGGATATATCAGCGGGATGTTTGGATTCTTCTTCACTGAAGGGCCTGTTTACAACTTTGACGATGCAAAAAAGAGTGATGCCGCAAGGTTTGGAAGGTTTTATAGGGGAATGCTGGAGGAAGGTGTATACTTTGCTCCCTCGCAGTTTGAGGCTGGGTTTACAAGCTTGGCGCATACTTCTGAGGACATCCAAAATACAATAGCTGCTGCAGAGAAAGTTTTAAGGCAGATATAG
- the LOC133742099 gene encoding membrane-anchored ubiquitin-fold protein 3-like codes for MPEEDLVDIKFRLYDGSDIGPFSYSSASTVEMLKQRVVSDWPKGKTMIPKTSNEVKLMCFGKILENNKTVGQCKLPFGDVGGGGVMVMHVVVQPTIDKAKSDKKIDDLPRKVVCSCSIL; via the exons ATGCCGGAGGAGGATTTGGTGGACATAAAGTTCAGGCTGTACGATGGCTCCGATATAGGGCCGTTCAGCTACTCATCAGCCTCCACAGTCGAGATGCTTAAGCAGAGGGTCGTCTCCGATTGGCCCAAAG GGAAAACGATGATACCCAAGACGTCGAATGAAGTGAAGCTaatgtgttttggtaaaattttggAGAACAACAAGACAGTGGGTCAGTGTAAATTACCTTTTGGTGATGTTGGTGGTGGGGGAGTTATGGTAATGCATGTTGTTGTACAGCCAACTATAGACAAAGCTAAATCAG ACAAGAAGATTGATGACTTGCCCCGGAAAGTTGTCTGTTCGTGTTCCATATTGTGA
- the LOC133743877 gene encoding RNA pseudouridine synthase 7 translates to MPTTSFASRALQICKNLIPNRNKRGKMKRKIEETDMEIVWQSPANPPERKDYIFRNGRRHVRPYYFEFIAHVKNRWAGKTIVDLFTDEFKGRNRDYYISAVKCGRIQVDGQLVPVSFIVKPSQKISHFLHRHEPPVMTWDVKILETEPDVVTICKPASVPVHPCGQYRKNTVVGILQAEHGLAPLFPIHRLDRLVSGLLILARSAAQADIFRQQIEGGMVHKQYIARVIGEFPEEEQVVDANINHNAREGRSSAEVGDSCGDAPTKGKTACTKFTRISTNGIQSIVLCEPVTGRTHQIRVHLQHAGHPIANDMLYLSKHVSDRSAEGMGADRAAANPDHSPASGVGENKSTSHEDSGEDFSIDPMCTNCPSLAPKGYDYHEEALWLHCFRYSGPGWVYECPHPDWASLS, encoded by the exons ATGCCAACGACGTCGTTTGCTTCTAGGGCTCTGCAAATTTGTAAAAATCTGATCCCAAATCGGaataaaagaggaaaaatgaAGAGGAAGATAGAAGAGACGGACATGGAAATCGTCTGGCAATCGCCGGCGAACCCTCCGGAACGGAAAGATTACATCTTTCGCAACG GGAGGCGCCATGTGAGACCCTACTACTTTGAGTTCATTGCTCAT GTTAAGAACCGGTGGGCGGGGAAGACCATCGTTGACTTGTTCACTGACGAGTTCAAAGGCCGGAATCGTGACTACTAT ATTAGTGCAGTTAAATGTGGGAGGATACAAGTTGATGGGCAACTTGTGCCGGTTTCCTTCATAGTTAAACCGTCGCAAAAGATAAGCCACTTCCTGCACAG GCATGAACCGCCCGTGATGACTTGGGATGTGAAAATTCTTGAAACAGAACCCGATGTGGTCACCATTTGTAAACCTGCATCTGTTCCA gTGCATCCATGTGGTCAGTATCGTAAGAACACTGTTGTTGGCATCCTACAGGCAGAGCATGGCTTGGCACCTCTATTTC CGATTCATCGACTAGATCGTCTGGTCTCAGGACTCCTTATCTTGGCTAGAAGCGCAGCACAAGCTGACATTTTCAGGCAACAG ATTGAGGGAGGGATGGTTCATAAACAGTACATTGCAAGAGTCATTGGAGAGTTTCCTGAGGAGGAG CAAGTTGTAGATGCTAACATAAATCATAATGCTCGAGAAGGAAGGAGCTCTGCCGAG GTCGGTGATTCTTGTGGTGATGCTCCCACAAAGGGGAAGACTGCTTGTACAAAGTTTACTAGAATCAGTACGAATGGAATTCAGAGCATTGTCTTGTGTGAACCAGTCACTGGCCGCACTCATCAA ATACGCGTCCATTTGCAACATGCAGGCCATCCAATAGCGAATGACATGCTTTACCTGTCCAAACATGTAAGTGATCGTTCAGCTGAAGGAATGGGTGCTGATAGAGCTGCTGCTAATCCAGACCACTCTCCAGCTTCTGGTGTTGGCGAAAATAAATCCACTTCGCATGAAGATTCTGGTGAGGACTTCAGCATTGATCCAATGTGTACAAATTGTCCAAGTTTAGCTCCAAAAGG ATACGATTATCATGAAGAGGCCTTGTGGCTACACTGTTTTAGATATTCTGGACCCGGATGGGTTTATGAATGCCCACATCCGGATTGGGCATCACTTAGCTAG
- the LOC133745931 gene encoding bidirectional sugar transporter SWEET10-like — protein MTIHHPLTLAFGLLGNIISFMVFLAPLPTFYTIYKKKTTEGFQALPYVVALFSCMLWIYYALLKQDATFLITINSVGCVIETAYLAIFLFYAPKMARISTVKLLLLLNVFGYGLMLVLTHFLAKGEKRLKVVGWICLVFNLTVFAAPLCILKKVIRTKSVEFMPFPLSFFLTLGAVMWFFYGFLLKDYNIAFPNILGVIFGIVQMVLYVVYKNAKKVLLEEPSKVQELSDHIIEVMKISTLVCPDLTPVVLQPNDIDLIEVVLDPNNIIKEFKTEETKEDMDDASTKV, from the exons ATGACCATTCATCACCCATTGACTTTGGCTTTTGGCCTCTTAG GCAACATCATCTCCTTTATGGTTTTCCTTGCTCCACT GCCAACCTTTTATACAATTTACAAGAAAAAAACAACTGAAGGGTTTCAAGCACTGCCATATGTGGTGGCACTCTTCAGCTGCATGCTGTGGATTTACTATGCGCTGCTTAAACAAGACGCCACATTTCTCATCACTATCAACTCTGTTGGCTGCGTCATTGAGACTGCTTACCTTgccattttccttttttatGCCCCCAAGATGGCCAGG ATCTCAACTGTGAAACTTCTGCTGTTGCTCAACGTGTTCGGATATGGCTTGATGCTTGTGCTTACTCACTTCCTTGCGAAAGGTGAAAAGCGTCTCAAGGTTGTGGGCTGGATCTGTCTTGTCTTCAATCTAACCGTGTTTGCTGCACCTCTATGCATCTTG AAAAAAGTGATACGGACCAAGAGTGTTGAGTTCATGCcatttcctctttcatttttccTGACATTGGGTGCAGTCATGTGGTTCTTCTATGGTTTTCTGCTCAAGGACTACAACATAGCT TTTCCAAACATACTGGGGGTCATCTTTGGGATTGTGCAAATGGTGCTATACGTAGTGTACAAGAATGCCAAGAAAGTACTTCTGGAGGAGCCAAGCAAGGTTCAGGAGCTATCAGACCATATTATTGAGGTGATGAAGATCAGCACCTTGGTGTGTCCAGACCTGACACCAGTGGTTCTTCAGCCAAATGACATTGACCTCATTGAAGTAGTACTTGACCCAAATAATATTATCAAGGAATTCAAGACCGAAGAAACCAAGGAAGACATGGATGATGCCTCCACTAAAGTTTAG